The genomic window GACAGTCCAGGAACGCGCGCCGATGACGCCCGTTGTCAAACTCGTTTTTGGTCACGATTACGACAAAACGCGCCTAACCGAATATGCAGCCGTCCTTACCCACGCACACCGTCTGGGCCTTGAGCGTGGCAGTCTTGCCAGCTTCCTTGCCGAGGCTGAAGGCGGGCTAAAAGCGGTCGTTGCATCCGAACGGCGTTTGCGCCGCGAAGAAGCGGGCGAAACCGTTGAAAATGAAGGTGATGTACGCGCTAAACTGGCCAAGAAATTGCGCGAACTTGAAGCGATGATGTTCGATACGCTTTCTGCAGAAGGGCCGGAATTCAGCCTGGTGATGGTGCGCCGCGATGGCGAAGGCAACGTCGCGATGATCGGCGAGATTACTGATGATGTCGCCCTCATCGAACGCGCAGGCAAGAAACTGGTCGGATAAGGCCGCGCGCCCTCCTTAATTGCCTTTTGGCTCTTTACGCTAAGCGCCCTGCCCCCCAATAGAGGGGGCAGATGAACACGCCTGCTTCCCACAGATCCAAAGGACACCTTTGCATTATGGCATGGACCATTGGCGGTATCCTCGCTGTTGTGGCACTGGCCGCCATCGCCTTGCAGATTGCCATTGCGCGCGATGGGCCAGCGGTTTTGAGCGCAGTTGACAGGGTTTCGGGCGGTGATGGCGGGGCCGAGCTGAAAGCGAAGATCACGACCGGCGATCACCCGGATCAAAAATTGCTGATCTGGGGACCAAAAGAGCGACCTACTTTGGACCATGCGCGCCCGGTCCTTTTGTTCGTACACGGAGGCAGCTGGAATTCGGGCGATCCGGAAAGCTATGACTTTGTCGGCCGCGCCTTTGTGGAGCGCGGTTTTATCGTAGCGCTCGCCGGCTATCGCCTTGGTGAAGCGGGGCAATATCCGGGAATGGTGGAGGATGTAGCGGGTGCCTTTGCGCAAGTCCGCGAGCAAATTTCCGCTTATGGCGGTGATCCTGAACACATTGTTTTAGCAGGACATTCTGCTGGCGCATACAATATGATGATGGTCGCATTGGAGGAAAAATGGCTGCGGGCGCATTCGCTTGCACCAGACGCTATTTCAGGCATCGTCGGCATTTCGGGGCCTTATGATTTCCTGCCCCTTGATAGCGATAGCACTAAGGCCGCCTTTGGCCACGTCGAGGAAGAACAGGCCTTGAAAGCCACTCAGCCGATCAACAATGTAAACGGCGATGCCCCGCCCATGCTGCTCATCCACGGCGAAGAGGATACGACTGTCGGGCTGTTTCACTCCAAACGCCTGTCCAGGAAAATACAAGCGGCGGGAGGCACGGCCACGCTGAGCACCTATCCTGCAATGAGCCACACCGATCCGCTCATCTCGATTGCATCGCCGTGGCGCAATCGGCGCGATATTGTCGATCAAATCGCGACTTTTGCTCGCTATGTGAAGGCACAGAAGTAAAACTTCAGTTCCTGTTCAGGCCCAAAGGGGTTAGCGTCTTTTCACAATGCACCTGACTCGCTCCTTTTGCGCCGCGCTGCTGGCGTTACTCGCCACATTTGCGCTATCGCTTCAGCCACTGGCCGCGCAATCCATCCTGCGCGATGCTGAGACAGAGGCGCTTCTTCGGGACATGGCCTATCCGCTTGTTGAGGCAAGCGAGCTTGAGCCGGAAAACGTCGAGATCGTGCTCATCAATGATGGCTCGATCAACGCTTTTGTTGCTGGCGGACAGGTGGTCTATGTCCACGCAGGGCTTTTGAACGCGGCCGATACCGCGAACGAAGTGCAAGGCGTGATTGCGCACGAGCTTGGCCACATCACCGCAGGGCACGTCGTACGCTTTGCCGAACGGACCAAGGGCGCGCAGGGCATCTCGATCCTCTCGCTTATCCTTGGCGTGGGCGCGGCGCTGGCGGGCGCAGGTGACGCGGCTCTGGGTGCGATTATGGCGGGCCAACAGGCAGCCGTGGGCAATTTCCTTGCCTTTAACCGCAATCAGGAAGCCGCCACCGACCAGGCAGGCGCGCGCTATCTTTCGGGCGCGGGCATTTCCGGGCGTGGCATGATTTCCTTCTTCGAAAAACTGCGCAATGCCGAAATTCGCCGCGGCTACAGCCAATCGGACGATGCTGCTTATACGCGCACCCACCCCTTGTCAGGCGACCGGATTCAATTCCTGCGCGATCAGCTGGTAAAAGACCCGGCATGGGACGCGCCCGATGATGCCGAATTGCAGGCACGATTCCTGAAAGTGCGCGCCAAGCTTTTCGGCTATCTTGCCGAACCCAAGCGCACGTTTCAGGAATTTCCGGTAAGCGATGAGAGCACGCCTGCACGCTATGCGCGCGCCTATGCCTACCACAAGGATGCGCAAGTTCAGAACGCGCTCAATGAGGTTGAAACGCTGCTCAAAACCGAGCCGAAAAACCCCTATTTCCTTGAACTCAAGGGGCAGATCCTGCTCGAATCGGGCAGCCCCGAAGAAGCCCTCGAACCGCTTCGCCGCGCAACCGAGTTGACGTTAAGCCAACCGCTGATCGCGGGGATGTTTGGCCACGCCCTTATCGCCACAGAGGATGAGGCAAATTATGACGAGGCGCGCGATGTGCTTCGCGCAGCGGTTGCGAAAGACCGCTTCAATCCCTTCGCCTGGTATCAACTGGGCGTGGTTTATGCGCGCCAGGGCGACATCCCGCGCGCTAAGCTTGCAAGCGCAGAACAACAAGTGATGCGCCGCAATTATCCTGAGGCGTTGCGCAATGCGACCGATGCAGAGGCAGGGCTCCCAGTGGGCTCGCCCGATTGGATCCGTGCACAAGATGTTGCCCTTCAGGCGCGCGCCGAACTGGAACGATTGCGCGACGAGCGTTAAAGCTTAGCCCCTATGACCGACACCACGCAGCAGGCCTCACCCTTGAAGCAATCGCTTTTGACTGCGCTTCTGGCGCTCACATTTGGCTTTTTAGGGGCGGCGATCTGGTCATATGCCGGGCTCGCTGACAATCGCACGCGCTCCTATCTCATTGAAAACCCATCCATCCTGCAGGACGTGGCAGAGGCGCTCGCAGCTGAGGATGCGCGCGAACGCCTGGCTTCGGTGAGGGATGAACTTTATACGCCTTTCCCCGGCGCGATCATGGGCAACCCTGAAGGCTCAAAAG from Erythrobacter sp. SCSIO 43205 includes these protein-coding regions:
- a CDS encoding alpha/beta hydrolase, whose translation is MAWTIGGILAVVALAAIALQIAIARDGPAVLSAVDRVSGGDGGAELKAKITTGDHPDQKLLIWGPKERPTLDHARPVLLFVHGGSWNSGDPESYDFVGRAFVERGFIVALAGYRLGEAGQYPGMVEDVAGAFAQVREQISAYGGDPEHIVLAGHSAGAYNMMMVALEEKWLRAHSLAPDAISGIVGISGPYDFLPLDSDSTKAAFGHVEEEQALKATQPINNVNGDAPPMLLIHGEEDTTVGLFHSKRLSRKIQAAGGTATLSTYPAMSHTDPLISIASPWRNRRDIVDQIATFARYVKAQK
- a CDS encoding M48 family metalloprotease, producing MHLTRSFCAALLALLATFALSLQPLAAQSILRDAETEALLRDMAYPLVEASELEPENVEIVLINDGSINAFVAGGQVVYVHAGLLNAADTANEVQGVIAHELGHITAGHVVRFAERTKGAQGISILSLILGVGAALAGAGDAALGAIMAGQQAAVGNFLAFNRNQEAATDQAGARYLSGAGISGRGMISFFEKLRNAEIRRGYSQSDDAAYTRTHPLSGDRIQFLRDQLVKDPAWDAPDDAELQARFLKVRAKLFGYLAEPKRTFQEFPVSDESTPARYARAYAYHKDAQVQNALNEVETLLKTEPKNPYFLELKGQILLESGSPEEALEPLRRATELTLSQPLIAGMFGHALIATEDEANYDEARDVLRAAVAKDRFNPFAWYQLGVVYARQGDIPRAKLASAEQQVMRRNYPEALRNATDAEAGLPVGSPDWIRAQDVALQARAELERLRDER